One Hordeum vulgare subsp. vulgare chromosome 4H, MorexV3_pseudomolecules_assembly, whole genome shotgun sequence DNA window includes the following coding sequences:
- the LOC123446175 gene encoding cyclic nucleotide-gated ion channel 18-like, translating into MAGFLQRHVLPPFRRPPLPFFHHGAGAASSSNQPQRRRPWTPSRILDPGDDVVLNWNRLFLVTCMVGLFVDPMYFYLLYAKGQSCVKMNMGIGVAVTAVRTVADLFYLAHMILKFRTAFVAPSSRVFGRGELVRDPDQIAIRYLKNDFIIDLAAMLPIPQIIIWFIIPAVSTTSANHTNNTLSMIVLIQYIPRVFLIISLNSKIVKSSGVVTRTAWAGAAYNLLLYTLASHVLGALWYLLSIERQYTCWVDQCTSDNGTDPRVPICSMSYLDCKSLEDPLRMKWHAASNITKQCGLPGAKFEYGLFEDALKLDIVDASFFEKYLYCLWWGFRNLSSYGQNLQNSTYAGETIFCILICIMGLVFFSHLIGNMQTYLQSMTVRLEEWRVKRRDIEEWMRHRQLPLELQERVRRFFQYKWLATRGVDEESILQSLPLDLRREIQRHLCLALVRRVPFFSQMDEQLLDAICERLVSSLSTKDAYIVREGDPVSEMLFIIRGELESSTTDGGRTNFFSSITLRPGDFCGEELLTWALMPNPSLNFPQSTRTVRSVTEVEAFALRAEDLKYVANQFKRLHSKRLQHAFRYYSHQWRSWGACFVQGAWRRYKKRKLAKELMKQEGILYDGQGDAGDDDMQGGAGAIAGADASTPLLGEYKDSAGAASSSGDGGGDGGTHLGVTFLASKFAKNTKKGAHQKGGAQQRIDDVSTMKFPKLAKPDEPDFSLHTEDTL; encoded by the exons ATGGCCGGCTTCCTCCAGCGCCACGTCCTCCCGCCCTTCCGCCGCCCGCCGCTCCCCTTCTTCCACCACGGCGCCGGCGCCGCATCCTCCTCCAACCAGCCCCAGCGCCGCCGGCCATGGACGCCCAGCCGCATACTCGACCCCGGCGACGACGTCGTCCTTAACTGGAATCGCCTCTTCCTCGTCACCTGCATGGTCGGCCTCTTCGTCGACCCCATGTACTTCTACCTCCTCTACGCCAAGGGGCAGTCGTGCGTCAAGATGAACATGGGCATCGGCGTCGCCGTCACCGCCGTGCGCACCGTCGCCGACCTCTTCTACCTCGCCCACATGATCCTCAAGTTCCGCACCGCTTTCGTCGCGCCCAGCTCGCGCGTCTTCGGACGCGGCGAGCTCGTCAGGGACCCCGACCAGATCGCCATCCGATACCTCAAGAACGACTTCATCATCGATCTCGCCGCCATGCTCCCCATtccccag ATCATTATCTGGTTTATCATACCAGCAGTGAGCACCACCTCAGCAAATCACACCAACAACACGCTCTCGATGATCGTGTTGATCCAGTACATACCCAGAGTGTTCCTCATCATATCCCTCAACTCCAAGATCGTCAAGTCCAGTGGAGTGGTCACAAGAACTGCCTGGGCAGGGGCCGCCTACAACCTGCTTCTCTACACGCTGGCCAGccat GTTCTGGGAGCCCTGTGGTACCTGCTGTCCATAGAGAGGCAGTACACCTGCTGGGTGGACCAATGCACAAGCGATAACGGCACTGACCCCAGGGTGCCCATATGTTCCATGAGCTATCTGGACTGCAAATCGCTGGAGGACCCTCTTCGGATGAAGTGGCACGCCGCCAGCAACATCACTAAGCAGTGCGGGCTTCCCGGGGCGAAATTCGAGTACGGGTTGTTCGAGGATGCTCTGAAGCTCGATATCGTCGACGCGTCCTTCTTCGAGAAGTATCTCTACTGCCTCTGGTGGGGTTTCCGGAACTTGAG TTCTTATGGACAGAACTTGCAGAACAGCACCTATGCAGGGGAGACTATATTCTGCATCCTGATATGCATCATGGGCCTTGTTTTCTTCTCACATCTCATTGGAAACATGCAG ACGTACTTGCAGTCGATGACGGTGAGGCTGGAGGAGTGGCGGGTGAAGCGGCGCGACATTGAGGAGTGGATGCGTCACCGGCAGCTTCCCCTGGAGCTCCAGGAGCGCGTCCGGAGGTTCTTCCAGTACAAGTGGCTGGCCACCAGGGGCGTCGACGAGGAGTCCATCCTCCAGTCGCTGCCGCTCGACCTCCGCCGCGAGATCCAGCGCCACCTCTGCCTCGCCCTCGTCCGGCGG GTGCCCTTCTTCTCGCAGATGGACGAGCAGCTGCTGGACGCCATCTGCGAGCGGCTGGTGTCGTCGCTGAGCACCAAGGACGCGTACATTGTGCGGGAGGGCGACCCCGTGAGCGAGATGCTCTTCATCATCCGCGGCGAGCTGGAGAGCTCGACGACGGACGGCGGGCgcaccaatttcttcagctccaTCACGCTCCGGCCGGGGGACTTCTGCGGCGAGGAGCTCCTGACGTGGGCGCTGATGCCCAACCCGAGCCTCAACTTCCCGCAGTCCACGCGCACGGTGCGGTCAGTGACCGAGGTGGAGGCGTTCGCGCTCCGCGCCGAGGACCTCAAGTACGTGGCCAACCAGTTCAAGCGCCTCCACAGCAAGCGGCTGCAGCACGCGTTCCGGTACTACTCCCACCAGTGGCGGAGCTGGGGCGCCTGCTTCGTGCAGGGCGCATGGAGGCGGTACAAGAAGAGGAAGCTCGCCAAGGAGCTCATGAAGCAGGAGGGGATCCTGTACGACGGCCAGGGcgacgccggcgacgacgacATGCAGGGCGGGGCGGGCGCCATCGCCGGCGCCGACGCCAGCACGCCGCTGCTCGGCGAGTACAAGGACAGCGCTGGCGCGGCGTCGTCgtcgggcgacggcggcggcgacggcggcacgCACCTCGGCGTCACGTTCCTGGCGTCCAAGTTCGCCAAGAACACCAAGAAGGGCGCGCACCAGAAGGGCGGGGCGCAGCAGAGGATCGACGATGTGTCCACCATGAAGTTCCCCAAGCTGGCAAAGCCCGACGAGCCGGATTTCTCTTTGCACACCGAGGACACGCTGTAA